The following nucleotide sequence is from Bacteroidetes bacterium GWF2_43_63.
AACTTCTCTGGTAAAACCAATCGCAGTAAATCTGTTTCCATTTTGTGTATTTTTTGAACCCAAAAATACACTTTCTCCCCAAGTTTTTAATCTGACCCCATAAAGATACTAAAAAGTTTATTCGTTTGTGAAAGAATTTGCTTCGTCGACTGTTAAAGTATGTTAATTACATATTCGCTTTTCTGTTTTTAACAACTGAAGCCTGCATAAAACCAATGGATTGTTGAAAAAGTGATGTATATCATGTATTCCTACAATTTTATTATTGGACTTGCATTGGAAATTTTTGGAGTTTTCTTAACCTGCTTTTCGCGGCTGTCTTTAAATCAAGGAACAAAACAAAAACAACATTCCATCGTCCAAAAGCGACGAAGGAGCTGAAGGACATGGAACCGTTGTTTTTGCAGTTGTTACGACGGTTCCATGTTCCGGCTGAAAAGCATTGAAGTCCCAAATCGCCTGCCGGAACGGTGGAATGTCGTACAACCTGATGTTTTTTTAAGACAGCAGCTAATTGCAAAAACCAATATATTTGCAGCATGTACAGCCTCCATAATCATACAACATACTGTGACGGAAAAGCGTCGGTTCGGGAAATGATTTTGGCTGCATGCAACGAAAAGCTTGATCATTTCGGGCTTTCGGGACATGCACCAGTTCCTTTTCAAAACAAATGGAGCATCGCATCCGATGAAAAAGTCAAAGAGTATTGTGACGAAATTGCTGAAGTGCGCAAAACGTGCACCGGCCCAAAAATATGGACAGGGCTTGAAGCCGATTACATTCCGGGAGTATCAAAGCCGTTTGATCATTGGAGAGAAAATTTCGGCACCGACTATCTCATCGGCTCCATTCATCTGGTTGAAAACAAAGGCCAGCTCTGGTTTATCGATGGTCCGGCCGAAGGATACGACGCAGGTCTGCAGGAAATTTTCGGTGGCGACATCCGTGCTGCGGTAAAAGCTTTTTACAGGCAAACGTGCGAAATGATTGAAACGCAGAAACCGGACATCCTGGGGCACTGCGACAAAGTGCTTATGCACAACCGCGGCCGCTTTATCAGCTGCGACGACCCATTTCACCTCGATCTGCTGAAAGAAACATTATTGCTTGCCGCCGAAAATAATGTGATAGTAGAAATCAATACACGCGGCATTTACCGGAAGCTTCACACCGATTATTATCCCGGCAAATACATTTTCGGATTTCTGAAAGATAATAATATACGTGTAATGCTAAGTGCCGATGCACATATGACTGATCAGATCACCGGAGAATTTCAACAATTGAAAAACGATTTAATTGCTGCAGGCATCTTCGAAACATGGCTTCCGGAGTGCGTTTCGGGCAGCAACCCTCGAAGGGTTTGAAGGGCAGCAACCCTCGAAGGGTTTGAAACCCTTCGAGGGTTTTTACGCCCACTCTTCGCTCAGCACTTCACCGGAGACACTGACGACAATGGCTTTTACCGGCACTTTGCGTGTGGCTTTCTCAAGCGCCATCTGAACCAGCTTCATTAAGCCATGACAACACGGAACTTCCATCATCATCACGGTTATAGTGTTCACTTTGGCATCGTCGATCATCGACGTGAGCTTCTCAATATAAGATTCTTTGTTGCTGTCGAGTTTCGGACAAGCGATGGCCAGTTTTTTACCTTTCAGCCATTTGCTGTGGAAATTCCCCATGCTGAAAGCCACACAATCAGCCGCCATCAGAAGATCGGCATTGTGGAAAACCGACGACTGCGGATTGATCAGATGCATCTGAACCGGCCATTGCTCGAGCGCAGAAGGCTGATCGGCAGCAATGACATCGGGCTTTGATTCATGTTTGATTTCGCGGTGAGCTGAGCCCTGACATCCGCAAGCTTCGCCTTCTTTGTGATGATTGTGCACTACATAAACAACTTCCATCATGTCAAAGCCAAGCCTGTCCTGATTTTTCTGCATCCACTCCACGCCTTTTTTAAGCCAGATATGTTCGTTGTGATCTTTCAAATGTTTGAGATGAGCAATTACAACGTCTTTACCTTTCATATATAAATGCTCCATCACTTTATCTTCGTCGTATGGTTCAGCTTCACGCTCAGTAATGGTTATAGCACCTTCGGGACAGCCCCCGATGCAGGCTCCAAGCCCGTCACATAGTAAATCGTTGATCAGAATTGCTTTTCCGTTAATGACTTGCAATGCACCTTCGTGGCAACCATCGGCACAAATTCCACAGCCGTTGCATAATTCTTCATCGATTTCAATAATCTGGCGTTTCATATCGGTTTTTTATTTAAGTAATTACGTACCAAAATTACTCATAAAACAAATTCAAAAACGAAAGGATGATAATTGTCATGAAAAAAATAACTGTTTTGAATCTGTATTTATGTTTGACTAAAGCATGACAAATAATTAACAATTACGAAGATTTCAAATCCGTGATTAGCCTGCAAATGTCAAATATTCAAATCAGATAAATTATTTAACATATAAACAAGCAAATTATTGATTTACACCATTAGAAGAAAAAAAATATTAAATAAAAAAAGGAAATTAATTTGGTTAGCAAAGGAAAATGCCGTTACATTTGCAAGCAAAAAAAAACATGGAAATATCTCATATCGAACACATCGGTATTGCTGTTAAAGACCTGACAGAGAGTATAAAGTACTACGAAGAAGTTCTTGGATTGAAATGCTACGCCATCGAAGAGGTAGCCGATCAGAAAGTTAAGACCGCCTTTTTCATGGTTGGTCAGACTAAAATCGAATTGCTTGAAAGCACCGACCCTGAAGGTCCCATTGGAAAATTTATTGAGAAAAAAGGCGAAGGCATTCATCATTTGGCTTTCGCAGTAAATAATATTGAATCAGCGCTGGCCGAAGCCGAAACAAAAGGGGTTCAGCTTATTGATAAAACACCCCGCAAAGGAGCCGAAGGTCTGACCATTGGATTCCTGCATCCGAAATCGACCATAGGAGTACTCACCGAATTCTGCGAAAATAAAAATAACAAGTAATATGTCCATTGAACAAAAGATTGCCGACCTGATGGAGCTTCGCGAGAAAGCGCGTCTGGGCGGAGGGAAAAAGAGAATTGAATCTCAACACGCCAAAGGAAAACTCACCGCCCGTGAACGAATTTTCAAACTGCTTGACGAAGGCAGCTTCGAAGAGTATGACATGTTTGTAACCCACAACTGTCATGATTTCGGACTCGAAAACGAACTTTATTTATCAGACGGCGTTGTGACCGGAAGCGGTACCATCGACGGACGTCTGGTATTTGTGTTTTCGCAGGATTTCACCGTTTTTGGAGGATCACTTTCCGAATCTTACGCTAAGAAAATCTGCAAAATAATGGACATGGCCATGAAAGTTGGTGCACCCGTTATCGGCATCAACGACTCTGGTGGAGCCCGAATTCAGGAAGGCGTAAAAAGTCTTGGCGGTTATGCCGACATATTCCAGCGTAACATTCTGGCCTCAGGCGTTGTTCCGCAGCTTTCAGCTATATTTGGTCCCTGCGCCGGCGGAGCTGTTTACTCCCCTGCTCTGACCGACTTCATCATCATGACGAAGAAAAACAGCTACATGTTTGTTACCGGCCCAAAAGTGGTGAAAACGGTAACCGGTGAAGTTGTAACCGACGACGAATTAGGCGGAGCCGGCATCCATTCTTCAAAATCAGGAGTTTGCCACGTTGCTGTTGAAGACGAAGAAGAAGGCATTGCTTGTTTACGCAGAATGCTGGGATTTATGCCGCAAAACTGCATGGAAGATCCATTCGTTCTTGAAAACAACGACCCCATCAACCGTCTCGACGAGCCCCTCAATCATATTATTCCGGACAATCCGAATAAGCCGTATGATGTAAAAGACATCATAAAAACCATTGTTGACAATCAGGATTTCCTGGAAGTACATCAGCGATACGCACAGAATATCGTGGTAGGCTTTGCCCGTTTCGACGGAGCTCCGGTAGGTATTGTTGCCAATCAGCCAAAATATCTGGCTGGCGTGCTCGACATTGAAGCATCACGTAAAGGTGCACGTTTTGTACGTTTCTGCGACGCTTTCAATATTCCGATCGTTACTTTGGTTGACGTTCCGGGCTTCCTGCCTGGCACTGCTCAGGAATACGGCGGAATCATCATTAACGGAGCAAAACTTTTATATGCCTATGGCGAAGCCACTGTTCCTAAAATTACAATCACGCTGCGCAAATCTTACGGCGGCGCCCACGATGTAATGGGTTGCAAACAGCTGCGCGGAGACCTGAATTATGCATGGCCTACTGCTGAAATCGCTGTTATGGGAGCCAAAGGCGCCATTGAAGTGTTGGAAGGCAAAGCTATGAAAGGCATGGACAGCGACGAAATTCGTCAGGCATTCATCGCAGAAAAGGAGAAGGAATATGCCGATCTTTTTGCCACTCCATATCAGGCAGCCAAATACGGCTACATCGACGATGTAATTGAACCGCGCAACACACGCTACCGCATTATCCGCGGTCTGCAGAGTATTGCAGGCAAAAAAGATTCAAATCCGCCTAAGAAGCACGATAATCTCCCACTCTAATCTTCAACAGTCATGAGCACAGAAACACTCGAAATGAAAGTGACTGCCCCAACGGGAGAAGAAGTTTCAGACGAAATCGTGGCGGTAATTGCTGCAGCAGTTCAGCATTATCTTGAAACAGAGTGTGACGGCAAGCGACCGTTCACCATCCGCAAAGGCATGCAGCCTTTATCTCCCTGGAGCATGAGATCGAATATGCTCCGCCAGGTTCCGAATAACAATTATAAACGATAATCAACAATGAAGAAGTTTCAGTTCAAAATCAATGGAAAATTCTACGATGTCGAGCTCATCAATGTCGAGGGCGCTGCACCTGTAACACAAACCACAACTCCTGTTCAGCAGGCAGCTCCGGTAGCAGCTCCAGTTGCAACCACGGCAGCTCCGGCAGCCGAAGCAAAAGCCGAAGCCGCTCCAGCCGGCGGAAACGGTAAAGTTTCGGGTCACGTACTTTCACCACTGCCCGGCATTCTGCGCAGCTACAATGTAAAACCCGGCGACCGCGTGAAAAACGGCGATACCGTACTTGTACTCGAAGCCATGAAAATGGAGAATAATATTTTCGCAGAACGCGACGGTGTTGTGGTCGAGCTCATGGGTCAGATTGGTACAGCTGTTCTTGAAGGCGATAAATTAATTTCACTCGGAGACTAAGCATCATGGAATTCTCAACACATTTCTATTTCTGGGCTGCCTTTATCGCAGTTTATCTCATTGTGTTTGTTATTGATATGTATGTTACTTCCCATCGGAAGAAAGACATGTCGGTGGGTATTGCACTTCGCTGGACAGCGCTCTGGGTATCAATTGCATTGGCTTATGGATTTGCTATTTTGTTTTTCTATCCCGATAATGGCTCAGTGGAGATCAAGGGATTGATGTTTCAGAAGTTTTTGGCGGGTTATCTCACCGAATATTCTCTGTCTATTGACAACCTCTTTGTATTTATCATGATTTTCTCGCTCATGGGCGTTCATGAAAAGAATCAACCAAAGTTGTTGAAACTGGGTATTTTGCTTTCAATCGTTCTCCGGATTTTGTTTATCCTTGTCGGGATGGAGCTTGTAGAACGTTTCCATTGGATTATTTATATTTTTGGTGCTATTCTGCTGTTTACCGCTTACAAAATGGCATTCACTGCCGAAGATGACCAGATAGACCCCAAAGGAAATTTCCTGTATAAATCCGCTTCAAAAATGTTTCCGGTTGATCCGGATCCTGACAAAGGCAGTTTCTTCTCGCGCATCAATGGAAAGTTTCATATCACCATGGTGTCGCTTGTATTTCTTGTGATCGGCTCAACCGACGTATTATTTGCAGTTGACTCCATTCCTGCCATCATCGGCGTTATCAAGGAGGGTGCTGCCGGTATTCTGACCCCTGAAGAAGACAATTTTATTGCAATTACATCCAATGTTTTCGCTGTAATGGGACTTGTATCCCTCTTCTTTGCTCTTAAAGGAATCATGGGCTTATTCCGCTATCTCAAGCAAGGTGTCAGCTTCATTCTATTCTTTATTGGTGTGAAAATGATGCTGCCAGCTTTAGGGTTCATTAATGAAGGTGTTGGGAAAAGTATTGAAGAATTCTTTAAAAACAATTCATGGATTTCGCTAACAGTTATTATTGGTACACTCGCATTATCCATTCTTCTTTCAATTGCAATCAAGGAAAAAGAAGAATTGGTTGAAACAGGTCATACTCTTGAAAAAATGCAAGCCGACGAACCAATTCAGCTGGCGGAGATTGAATCATTGAAGGCCGAAAACGAACGCCTTAAGAAAGAAATAGAGGAACTGAAAAAATCAAAAAACTAAAATATCATGGGTAATTTCGAATTTGCATCGTTATTTCCAGCGCTGGCCGGTTTCACCTGGCAGCATCTGGTTATGATAACCGTTGGCGCCACGCTGATTTTCCTGGCCATTAAAAAAGAATATGAACCAACATTGTTGCTCCCAATGGGATTTGGAGCCATTCTGGTGAATATTCCCTTTGGCTCTGCCTTAGCTCAAATGGACCCCAGCGGTCAGTGGGCTGAAGGAGCACTCTCTGTATTTTTTGAAGCAGGTATTGCAACCGAAGTCTTTCCGCTGCTGATCTTTGTTGCCATTGGGGCAATGATTGACTTTTCGCCACTCTTCCGCAATCCATTCCTGCTGCTGTTTGGCGCTGCCGCTCAGTTTGGTATTTTTGCAACTGTGGCATTGGCTACTGTGGCTGGTTTCGACCTGTACCAGGCAGCTTCAATCGGTATCATTGGCGCAGCCGACGGTCCCACATCTATCTTTGTTGCCAATAAATTTGCTCCGGATCTGCTTGGTCCCATCTCGGTGGCGGCTTATTCATACATG
It contains:
- a CDS encoding 4Fe-4S ferredoxin produces the protein MKRQIIEIDEELCNGCGICADGCHEGALQVINGKAILINDLLCDGLGACIGGCPEGAITITEREAEPYDEDKVMEHLYMKGKDVVIAHLKHLKDHNEHIWLKKGVEWMQKNQDRLGFDMMEVVYVVHNHHKEGEACGCQGSAHREIKHESKPDVIAADQPSALEQWPVQMHLINPQSSVFHNADLLMAADCVAFSMGNFHSKWLKGKKLAIACPKLDSNKESYIEKLTSMIDDAKVNTITVMMMEVPCCHGLMKLVQMALEKATRKVPVKAIVVSVSGEVLSEEWA
- a CDS encoding methylmalonyl-CoA epimerase, translated to MEISHIEHIGIAVKDLTESIKYYEEVLGLKCYAIEEVADQKVKTAFFMVGQTKIELLESTDPEGPIGKFIEKKGEGIHHLAFAVNNIESALAEAETKGVQLIDKTPRKGAEGLTIGFLHPKSTIGVLTEFCENKNNK
- a CDS encoding methylmalonyl-CoA carboxyltransferase encodes the protein MSIEQKIADLMELREKARLGGGKKRIESQHAKGKLTARERIFKLLDEGSFEEYDMFVTHNCHDFGLENELYLSDGVVTGSGTIDGRLVFVFSQDFTVFGGSLSESYAKKICKIMDMAMKVGAPVIGINDSGGARIQEGVKSLGGYADIFQRNILASGVVPQLSAIFGPCAGGAVYSPALTDFIIMTKKNSYMFVTGPKVVKTVTGEVVTDDELGGAGIHSSKSGVCHVAVEDEEEGIACLRRMLGFMPQNCMEDPFVLENNDPINRLDEPLNHIIPDNPNKPYDVKDIIKTIVDNQDFLEVHQRYAQNIVVGFARFDGAPVGIVANQPKYLAGVLDIEASRKGARFVRFCDAFNIPIVTLVDVPGFLPGTAQEYGGIIINGAKLLYAYGEATVPKITITLRKSYGGAHDVMGCKQLRGDLNYAWPTAEIAVMGAKGAIEVLEGKAMKGMDSDEIRQAFIAEKEKEYADLFATPYQAAKYGYIDDVIEPRNTRYRIIRGLQSIAGKKDSNPPKKHDNLPL
- a CDS encoding tellurium resistance protein TerC, giving the protein MEFSTHFYFWAAFIAVYLIVFVIDMYVTSHRKKDMSVGIALRWTALWVSIALAYGFAILFFYPDNGSVEIKGLMFQKFLAGYLTEYSLSIDNLFVFIMIFSLMGVHEKNQPKLLKLGILLSIVLRILFILVGMELVERFHWIIYIFGAILLFTAYKMAFTAEDDQIDPKGNFLYKSASKMFPVDPDPDKGSFFSRINGKFHITMVSLVFLVIGSTDVLFAVDSIPAIIGVIKEGAAGILTPEEDNFIAITSNVFAVMGLVSLFFALKGIMGLFRYLKQGVSFILFFIGVKMMLPALGFINEGVGKSIEEFFKNNSWISLTVIIGTLALSILLSIAIKEKEELVETGHTLEKMQADEPIQLAEIESLKAENERLKKEIEELKKSKN